Below is a window of Actinomycetes bacterium DNA.
TCGCGGGTGCGATCGTGGCGATCGGTATCACCGCTGACTCGTTCGTGGTCTTCTTCGAACGGATCAAGGACGAGATGCGGGACGGCCGCAGCATGAAGGTCGCCGTGGAGACCGGCTGGCGGCGGGCCAGACGCACCATCCTGGCGGCGGACGCGGTGTCGCTGATCGCCGCGATCGTGCTCTACATGCTCTCCATCGGTGGCGTCCGTGGGTTCGCCTTCACCCTCGGGCTGACCACGATCATCGACGTGTTCATCGTGTTCTTCTTCACCAAACCGCTGATGACCGTCCTCGCGCGCACCAAGTTCTTCGGCGGCGGCCACCCGCTCTCGGGGGTCGACCCCAACCGCCTCGGCGTCCGCACTCCGACACCGCGGCGTGCGGCGTCCAAGCCCGTGGCAGAGGAGGCCTGATGTCCCGCCTCAGAACGATCGGCGGCAAGCTCTACCGCGGCGAGGTCTCCTACGACTTCGTCGGGCACCGCCGGCGCTGGTACGCGGTCTCAGGCGTCATCCTGCTCATCGCCGTGCTGTCGCTGATCTTCCGCCCGCTGAACCTCGGGGTGGACTTCAAGGGCGGCTCGGTCTTCACCGTGCCCACCGCGACCGGGACGATCGACCAGGCCCGTGCGGTGGCTGCGGCGAACAACGTGCCACAACCGGTGGTCACCGAGGTCACCAGCGGGAACAGCCGGTCGCTGCGGGTGCAGACCCAGGACCTGAGCACCTCCGGCAACCAGGCGATGATCAAGGCGCTGGCCACTGAGTTCCACACCCCCGCCGAGACCATCAACGCCCAGATCGTCGGACCGTCCTGGGGCAAGGAGATCACCAAGAAGGCCTTCACCGGCTTGGTGGTCTTTCTCATCCTCATTGCGATCTTCCTGAGCCTCTACTTCGAGTGGCGGATGGCCGTGGCCGCCCTCGTCGCGCTCATCCACGACCTCGTGGTCACCATCGGGATCTACTCGCTCATCGGCTTCGTCGTGACCCCGGCGACCGTGATCGGCGTTCTGACGATCCTCGGGTACTCCCTGTACGACACGGTGGTCGTCTTCGACAAGGTCAAGGAGAACACCCGGGGGCTGTCCGGCGGCAACCGAATGACCTACAGCCAGGCCGCGAACCTGGCCCTGAACCAGACCCTGGTCCGGTCGATCAACACCTCGGTCATCGCCCTGCTCCCAGTGGCGGCCATCTTGTTCATCGGCCCGCTGCTGGGTGCGGACACGCTCAAGGACCTGGCGCTGGCCCTGTTCGTCGGCCTCGCCGCCGGTGCCTACTCGTCGATCTTCATCGCGACGCCGGTGCTGGCGCAGCTCAAGGAGCGGGAGCCGGCCATGCAGGCCCTCGCCCGCCGGGTTGCCGCCCGGGAGGCCGCCGGCAAGGGCGTGGCGACGGGCACCGGCGCCGGCTCGACCCGCCGCCGGTCCGCGACGGCGGTCGCCGAGCGGACGGACGTCGACATCCAGGACAGCCCGGACGACGTGGAGCTGCCGGCCGACGGGGTGGCGCCGGGCAACCGGGCCAGCACCGCCGGCCAGCGCAACCAGCCGCGGAAGGCCGCTAAGCGGCGCCCGGCCAACAAGCGACGTCGCTGATGCCCGGGCTGGACTTTCCCGCGCTGCTGGAACGGCGGGTCCGGGACATCCCCGACTACCCCCAGCCGGGCGTGGTGTTCAAGGACATCACCCCACTGCTGGCCGACCACACCGCCTTCGTCGGGGTGATCGACGCGATCGTCGGGTACCGCGGTGCGGGCACCGTCGACAAGGTGGTGGGGATCGAGGCCCGCGGGTTCATCGTGGCTGCCCCGGTGGCCTACCACATGGGGGCCGGGTTCGTGCCGGTGCGCAAGAAGGGAAAGCTGCCGGCGGCCACCTACGAGCAGAGCTACGCCCTGGAGTACGGGGAGGCCACCCTCGAGGTGCACCGGGATGCCTTCGCGGCGGGCGACCGGGTGCTCATCGTGGACGACGTGCTGGCCACCGGCGGTACCGCGGCGGCCACCGCCGAGTTGGTCCGTCGGGCCGGTGGCGTGGTCGTCGGGGTGGCCGTGCTCATCGAGCTGGGCTTCCTGGCCGGGCGGATGGCGCTGCCCGGCGTCGACGTCCACTCGATCATGAGCGTGTAGGCGGCTCGGCGTCTCCCGGCTGCGGCCGTAGACTGGGGTTTCTCCATACGCTTGGAGGAACCCTGCGTGGCTGACGATGTGTTGCCGGACGGCGTGGTCGGGACCCGACCAGCGCCCGGTGCCGCTCGTGGGCCGGAGACCGGCGGCCCTGACCCTGACGACCTGGTAGCGCCCCTCCGCGTGCCCGGTGAGCTGGCCTCCGGCGACGCCGGCCGGTCGCGTGTCCGGGCCAGGCTGGCCCGCCTCGGCAGCAACCGCAGCCCCGGCCCGGTGCCCGAGCTGGAGCCGCTGTTTCGCACCGTGCGCGCCAACCACCCCAAGGCCGACTTGCGTGACGTCGAGCGCGCCTACGCGGTGGCGGAATACCGGCACCGTGGGCAGCGGCGCAAGAGCGGCGAGCCGTACATCACCCACCCGCTGGCCGTCGCGCAGGTCCTGGCCGAGCTGGGCATGACCGGGCCGACCCTGGCGGCCGCCCTCCTGCACGACACGGTCGAGGACACCGACTACGCGCTGGACGCGTTGCGGCGCGACTTCGGTGACGAGATCGCCAGCCTGGTCGACGGCGTGACCAAGCTGGACAAGGTGAAGTACGGCCAGGCGTCCGAGGCCGAGACCGTGCGCAAGATGGTCGTGGCGATGGCCCGCGACATCCGGGTGCTGGTCATCAAGCTCGCCGACCGGCTGCACAACATGCGCACCATGCGTTTCCTGCCACCGGACAAGCAGGAGCGCAAGGCCCGCGAGACGCTGGAGATCTACGCGCCGCTGGCCCACCGGCTGGGCATGAACACGATCAAGTGGGAGCTGGAGGACCTCGCCTTTGCGATCCTCTACCCGAAGATGTACGACGAGATCGTGAGCCTGGTGGCCAGCCGGGCGCCCAAGCGGGACGAGTTCCTCGCCCAGGTGATCGACCTGGTGACCGCCGACTTCCGGGCCGCGAAGATCAAGGCCGTGGTCACCGGGCGGCCCAAGCACTACTACTCCGTCTACCAGAAGATGATCGTGCGCGGGCGCGACTTCGCCGACATCTACGACCTGGTAGGGATCCGGGTGCTCGTCGACTCGGTGCGCGACTGCTACGCGGTGCTAGGCACCGTGCACGCCCGCTGGAACCCGGTTCCGGGGCGGTTCAAGGACTTCATCGCGATGCCCAAGTTCAACATGTACCAGTCGCTGCACACCACGGTGATCGGGCCCGAGGGCAAGCCGGTCGAGCTGCAGATCCGCACCCACGACATGCACCGCAAGGCCGAGTACGGCATCGCGGCCCACTGGAAGTACAAGGAACGGCCGGACGGCGGGTCGATCGGCCGGGACGACTCGACCGAGATGGCCTGGCTGCGCCAGCTGGTCGACTGGCAGCGCGAGACCGAGGACCCGGGCGAGTTCCTGGACGCGCTGCGCTTCGACATCGGCCAGCAGCAGGTGTTCGTGTTCACCCCGAAGGGTGACGTGATCGCTCTTCCG
It encodes the following:
- a CDS encoding bifunctional (p)ppGpp synthetase/guanosine-3',5'-bis(diphosphate) 3'-pyrophosphohydrolase, giving the protein MADDVLPDGVVGTRPAPGAARGPETGGPDPDDLVAPLRVPGELASGDAGRSRVRARLARLGSNRSPGPVPELEPLFRTVRANHPKADLRDVERAYAVAEYRHRGQRRKSGEPYITHPLAVAQVLAELGMTGPTLAAALLHDTVEDTDYALDALRRDFGDEIASLVDGVTKLDKVKYGQASEAETVRKMVVAMARDIRVLVIKLADRLHNMRTMRFLPPDKQERKARETLEIYAPLAHRLGMNTIKWELEDLAFAILYPKMYDEIVSLVASRAPKRDEFLAQVIDLVTADFRAAKIKAVVTGRPKHYYSVYQKMIVRGRDFADIYDLVGIRVLVDSVRDCYAVLGTVHARWNPVPGRFKDFIAMPKFNMYQSLHTTVIGPEGKPVELQIRTHDMHRKAEYGIAAHWKYKERPDGGSIGRDDSTEMAWLRQLVDWQRETEDPGEFLDALRFDIGQQQVFVFTPKGDVIALPSGATPVDFAYGVHTEVGHHCVGARVNGKLVPLESQLSNGDVVEVLTSRSPDAGPSQDWLQFVKSGRARSKIKAWFSKGRREEAIEHGKDALARAIRKQGLPLQRILSSGALVTIAHEARYPDIASLYAAVGEGHASAQSIVQRLVQALGGADATEEDLAEATSPTREAKRRRRPQGDPGVVVKGASDVWVKLAKCCTPVPGDAIVGFVTRGDGVSVHRGDCTNLIALRAAQPERTVDVEWAPSASSVFLVQIQVEALDRARLLSDVTRVLSDHHVNILSASVTTTRDRIALSKFVFEMGDPKHLGAVLRAVRGVAGVYDVYRVTSAKQS
- a CDS encoding adenine phosphoribosyltransferase; amino-acid sequence: MPGLDFPALLERRVRDIPDYPQPGVVFKDITPLLADHTAFVGVIDAIVGYRGAGTVDKVVGIEARGFIVAAPVAYHMGAGFVPVRKKGKLPAATYEQSYALEYGEATLEVHRDAFAAGDRVLIVDDVLATGGTAAATAELVRRAGGVVVGVAVLIELGFLAGRMALPGVDVHSIMSV
- the secF gene encoding protein translocase subunit SecF, whose protein sequence is MSRLRTIGGKLYRGEVSYDFVGHRRRWYAVSGVILLIAVLSLIFRPLNLGVDFKGGSVFTVPTATGTIDQARAVAAANNVPQPVVTEVTSGNSRSLRVQTQDLSTSGNQAMIKALATEFHTPAETINAQIVGPSWGKEITKKAFTGLVVFLILIAIFLSLYFEWRMAVAALVALIHDLVVTIGIYSLIGFVVTPATVIGVLTILGYSLYDTVVVFDKVKENTRGLSGGNRMTYSQAANLALNQTLVRSINTSVIALLPVAAILFIGPLLGADTLKDLALALFVGLAAGAYSSIFIATPVLAQLKEREPAMQALARRVAAREAAGKGVATGTGAGSTRRRSATAVAERTDVDIQDSPDDVELPADGVAPGNRASTAGQRNQPRKAAKRRPANKRRR